The following proteins are co-located in the Synchiropus splendidus isolate RoL2022-P1 chromosome 14, RoL_Sspl_1.0, whole genome shotgun sequence genome:
- the LOC128771362 gene encoding carabin-like isoform X2, whose product MRRSSTLRRRSGAACFDEFGFAVTSRKQRKLQHRCHHYSAPQMSPARVKELCELLTCWNGSSFICRSQVERFIRMGVPASLRGRVWKCLLNTDGLRESSRFSYQRCLLEVRERLVDLGISEYSVLSAIATLSDAQNLPPSARDHEDHIALFRQVALDLQRSFPSHRSLMGDSPEAIEGQAKLFRVLIAYAKYNPRVGYSQGMSYIAAVLLMHLGEEEAFWALTALLDQPKYLAQLFDLELTQVQHQVRVFEQFLRHRKPKLSQHLESLGVVPFHFVMPWFLCLFTSLPCWDSVLLIWDLVALRGLSALFHAALTIADLLESRLMEQREEGAVLPLLLRVPVDV is encoded by the exons ATGAGGAGGAGCTCCACGCTCAGGCGGCGCAGCGGAGCCGCGTGCTTTGACGAGTTCGGCTTCGCAGTgaccagcaggaagcagcggaaGCTTCAGCACAGGTGTCACCATTACAG TGCCCCGCAGATGAGCCCGGCCAGGGTCAAGGAGCTGTGTGAGCTGCTCACCTGCTGGAATGGCTCCAGCTTCATCTGCAGGAGCCAG GTCGAGCGCTTCATCCGGATGGGTGTCCCCGCAAGCCTCCGGGGCCGGGTGTGGAAGTGTCTTCTGAACACGGACGGCCTGAGGGAGAGCAGCCGCTTCAGTTATCAG AGATGCCTGCTGGAGGTGCGGGAGCGCCTGGTGGACCTGGGCATCAGCGAGTACAGCGTCTTATCTGCCATCGCCACGCTGAGCGACGCTCAGAACCTCCCGCCGTCGGCCCGCGACCACGAGGACCACATCGCTCTGTTCCGGCAGGTGGCTCTGGACCTAC AGCGCTCCTTTCCCAGCCACCGTTCTCTCATGGGCGACAGTCCGGAAGCCATCGAGGGTCAGGCCAAGCTCTTCCGGGTTCTCATCGCCTACGCCAAGTACAACCCGCGGGTCGGCTACAGCCAAG GCATGTCCTACattgctgctgtgctgctgatgCACTTGGGGGAGGAGGAAGCCTTCTGGGCCCTGACCGCTCTCCTGGACCAGCCCAAGTACCTGGCCCAGCTCTTTGACCTGGAGCTCACCCA gGTCCAACATCAGGTCCGAGTGTTTGAGCAGTTCCTGAGACACAGAAAGCCCAAGCTCTCCCAGCACCTG GAGTCGCTGGGAGTCGTCCCCTTCCACTTTGTGATGCCGTGGTTCCTCTGTCTCTTCACCTCGCTGCCCTGCTGGGACTCGGTCCTGCTCATCTGGGACCTGGTCGCCCTGCGCG GTCTGTCTGCCCTCTTCCACGCGGCTCTGACCATCGCTGACCTGCTGGAGTCTCGCCTGatggagcagagggaggagggcgcggtgctgcctctgctgctgcgcgTTCCTGTGGACGTGTGA
- the LOC128771362 gene encoding carabin-like isoform X1: protein MSFSSGADGVGWRKSSLHCGASVPPDLPPSRAVAPAEDLRLCVSAPQMSPARVKELCELLTCWNGSSFICRSQVERFIRMGVPASLRGRVWKCLLNTDGLRESSRFSYQRCLLEVRERLVDLGISEYSVLSAIATLSDAQNLPPSARDHEDHIALFRQVALDLQRSFPSHRSLMGDSPEAIEGQAKLFRVLIAYAKYNPRVGYSQGMSYIAAVLLMHLGEEEAFWALTALLDQPKYLAQLFDLELTQVQHQVRVFEQFLRHRKPKLSQHLESLGVVPFHFVMPWFLCLFTSLPCWDSVLLIWDLVALRGLSALFHAALTIADLLESRLMEQREEGAVLPLLLRVPVDV, encoded by the exons ATGTCCTTCTCTTCTGGTGCCGACGGTGTTGGTTGGAGGAAAAGCTCTCTCCACTGTGGCGCGTCAGTCCCGCCGGATCTGCCGCCCAGCAGGGCTGTAGCTCCCGCTGAGGATCTGCGCTTGTGTGTCAGTGCCCCGCAGATGAGCCCGGCCAGGGTCAAGGAGCTGTGTGAGCTGCTCACCTGCTGGAATGGCTCCAGCTTCATCTGCAGGAGCCAG GTCGAGCGCTTCATCCGGATGGGTGTCCCCGCAAGCCTCCGGGGCCGGGTGTGGAAGTGTCTTCTGAACACGGACGGCCTGAGGGAGAGCAGCCGCTTCAGTTATCAG AGATGCCTGCTGGAGGTGCGGGAGCGCCTGGTGGACCTGGGCATCAGCGAGTACAGCGTCTTATCTGCCATCGCCACGCTGAGCGACGCTCAGAACCTCCCGCCGTCGGCCCGCGACCACGAGGACCACATCGCTCTGTTCCGGCAGGTGGCTCTGGACCTAC AGCGCTCCTTTCCCAGCCACCGTTCTCTCATGGGCGACAGTCCGGAAGCCATCGAGGGTCAGGCCAAGCTCTTCCGGGTTCTCATCGCCTACGCCAAGTACAACCCGCGGGTCGGCTACAGCCAAG GCATGTCCTACattgctgctgtgctgctgatgCACTTGGGGGAGGAGGAAGCCTTCTGGGCCCTGACCGCTCTCCTGGACCAGCCCAAGTACCTGGCCCAGCTCTTTGACCTGGAGCTCACCCA gGTCCAACATCAGGTCCGAGTGTTTGAGCAGTTCCTGAGACACAGAAAGCCCAAGCTCTCCCAGCACCTG GAGTCGCTGGGAGTCGTCCCCTTCCACTTTGTGATGCCGTGGTTCCTCTGTCTCTTCACCTCGCTGCCCTGCTGGGACTCGGTCCTGCTCATCTGGGACCTGGTCGCCCTGCGCG GTCTGTCTGCCCTCTTCCACGCGGCTCTGACCATCGCTGACCTGCTGGAGTCTCGCCTGatggagcagagggaggagggcgcggtgctgcctctgctgctgcgcgTTCCTGTGGACGTGTGA
- the LOC128770930 gene encoding transcriptional enhancer factor TEF-1-like isoform X4 yields the protein MERGSWSGSESPGDDMDRLSDSGGDKTMDGDPEGVWSPDIEQSFQEALAIYPPCGRRKIILSDEGKMYGRNELIARYIKLRTGKTRTRKQVSSHIQVLARRKSREFQSKLKEHSTKEKNLQSISSMSSAQMVPASALHSKLLPGIVRASFPGNTQLWQGMIPGEQSGSNTEDIKPFSLQTPGAATLSGYERPAAALGLREPAWRGRSIGTTKLRLLDFSSFLETQREQEAYHKHLFVHVSQSAAGYGDPPLECVDVRQIYDKFPEKKGGLKELFAKGPQDAFYLIKFWADLNYGAGEDPAAFYGVSSQYESSENMTITCSTKVCSFGKQVVEKVETEYARPESGRFVYRISRSPMCEYMVNFIHKLKHLPEKYMMNSVLENFTILLVVSDRETQETLLCMACVFEVSNSEHGAQHHIYRLVKE from the exons ATGGAGCGCGGCAGCTGGAGCGGCAGCGAGAGTCCGGGCGACGACATGGACCGGCTCAGTGACTCGGGCGGAGACAAGACCATGGACGGGGACCCCGAGGGGGTGTGGAGCCCCGACATCGAGCAGAGCTTCCAGGAGGCCCTGGCCATCTACCCGCCCTGCGGCCGGAGGAAGATCATCCTGTCGGACGAAGGGAAGATGTACG gTCGTAATGAGCTCATCGCCAGGTACATCAAGCTCCGGACAGGAAAGACACGGACGAGGAAACAG GTGTCCAGTCACATCCAGGTCTTAGCCAGGAGGAAGTCTCGGGAGTTCCAGTCCAAGCTGAAG GAGCACAGCACCAAGGAGAAGAATCTGCAGAGCATCTCCTCCATGTCCTCGGCTCAGATGGTCCCGGCCTCCGCCCTGCACAGCAAGCTGCTGCCGGGGATCGTGCGCGCCAGTTTCCCCGGCAACACTCAG CTGTGGCAGGGCATGATCCCAGGAGAGCAGTCCGGCTCCAACACTGAAGA CATCAAGCCCTTCTCGCTCCAGACGCCGGGCGCCGCCACGCTGTCAG GCTACGAGCGTCCGGCGGCGGCTCTGGGCCTCCGGGAGCCGGCCTGGCGCGGCAGGTCCATCGGCACCACCAAGCTGCGCCTGCTGGACTTCTCCTCCTTCCTGGAGACGCAGCGGGAGCAGGAGGCG TACCACAAGCACCTGTTCGTGCACGTCAGCCAGAGCGCCGCCGGCTACGGCGACCCGCCGCTGGAGTGCGTGGACGTGCGGCAGATCTACGACAAGTTCCCCGAGAAGAAGGGCGGCCTGAAGGAGCTGTTCGCCAAAGGCCCGCAGGACGCCTTCTACCTGATCAAGTTCTGG GCGGACCTCAACTACGGCGCCGGCGAGGACCCCGCCGCCTTCTACGGCGTCAGCAGCCAGTACGAGAGCTCGGAGAACATGACCATCACCTGCTCCACCAAGGTCTGCTCCTTCGGCAAGCAGGTGGtggagaaggtggag ACGGAGTACGCTCGGCCCGAGAGCGGCCGCTTCGTCTACAGGATCAGCCGCTCACCCATGTGCGAGTACATGGTCAACTTCATCCACAAGCTCAAGCACCTGCCCGAGAAGTACATGATGAACAGCGTCCTGGAGAACTTCACCATCCTGCTG GTGGTGAGCGACAGGGAGACGCAGGAGACGCTGCTCTGCATGGCCTGTGTCTTCGAGGTGTCCAACAGTGAGCACGGAGCCCAGCACCACATCTACAGGCTGGTCAAGGAGTAG
- the LOC128770930 gene encoding transcriptional enhancer factor TEF-1-like isoform X1 has product MERGSWSGSESPGDDMDRLSDSGGDKTMDGDPEGVWSPDIEQSFQEALAIYPPCGRRKIILSDEGKMYGRNELIARYIKLRTGKTRTRKQVGLTHTHTDTRQEVTPAEGAGLHTTVVRGSRWPLIAMATDRRCSAPLQVSSHIQVLARRKSREFQSKLKEHSTKEKNLQSISSMSSAQMVPASALHSKLLPGIVRASFPGNTQLWQGMIPGEQSGSNTEDIKPFSLQTPGAATLSGYERPAAALGLREPAWRGRSIGTTKLRLLDFSSFLETQREQEAYHKHLFVHVSQSAAGYGDPPLECVDVRQIYDKFPEKKGGLKELFAKGPQDAFYLIKFWADLNYGAGEDPAAFYGVSSQYESSENMTITCSTKVCSFGKQVVEKVETEYARPESGRFVYRISRSPMCEYMVNFIHKLKHLPEKYMMNSVLENFTILLVRGGGPACQPGHVTRCCVQVVSDRETQETLLCMACVFEVSNSEHGAQHHIYRLVKE; this is encoded by the exons ATGGAGCGCGGCAGCTGGAGCGGCAGCGAGAGTCCGGGCGACGACATGGACCGGCTCAGTGACTCGGGCGGAGACAAGACCATGGACGGGGACCCCGAGGGGGTGTGGAGCCCCGACATCGAGCAGAGCTTCCAGGAGGCCCTGGCCATCTACCCGCCCTGCGGCCGGAGGAAGATCATCCTGTCGGACGAAGGGAAGATGTACG gTCGTAATGAGCTCATCGCCAGGTACATCAAGCTCCGGACAGGAAAGACACGGACGAGGAAACAGGtcggtctcacacacacacacacagacactcggCAGGAAGTGACCCCTGCTGAGGGGGCGGGGCTCCACACCACGGTTGTCAGGGGCAGCCGCTGGCCTctcatcgccatggcaactgaCCGTCGCTGCTCTGCTCCGCTGCAGGTGTCCAGTCACATCCAGGTCTTAGCCAGGAGGAAGTCTCGGGAGTTCCAGTCCAAGCTGAAG GAGCACAGCACCAAGGAGAAGAATCTGCAGAGCATCTCCTCCATGTCCTCGGCTCAGATGGTCCCGGCCTCCGCCCTGCACAGCAAGCTGCTGCCGGGGATCGTGCGCGCCAGTTTCCCCGGCAACACTCAG CTGTGGCAGGGCATGATCCCAGGAGAGCAGTCCGGCTCCAACACTGAAGA CATCAAGCCCTTCTCGCTCCAGACGCCGGGCGCCGCCACGCTGTCAG GCTACGAGCGTCCGGCGGCGGCTCTGGGCCTCCGGGAGCCGGCCTGGCGCGGCAGGTCCATCGGCACCACCAAGCTGCGCCTGCTGGACTTCTCCTCCTTCCTGGAGACGCAGCGGGAGCAGGAGGCG TACCACAAGCACCTGTTCGTGCACGTCAGCCAGAGCGCCGCCGGCTACGGCGACCCGCCGCTGGAGTGCGTGGACGTGCGGCAGATCTACGACAAGTTCCCCGAGAAGAAGGGCGGCCTGAAGGAGCTGTTCGCCAAAGGCCCGCAGGACGCCTTCTACCTGATCAAGTTCTGG GCGGACCTCAACTACGGCGCCGGCGAGGACCCCGCCGCCTTCTACGGCGTCAGCAGCCAGTACGAGAGCTCGGAGAACATGACCATCACCTGCTCCACCAAGGTCTGCTCCTTCGGCAAGCAGGTGGtggagaaggtggag ACGGAGTACGCTCGGCCCGAGAGCGGCCGCTTCGTCTACAGGATCAGCCGCTCACCCATGTGCGAGTACATGGTCAACTTCATCCACAAGCTCAAGCACCTGCCCGAGAAGTACATGATGAACAGCGTCCTGGAGAACTTCACCATCCTGCTGGTGAGGGGCGGGGGGCCGGCGTGCCAGccaggtcacgtgacgcggTGCTGTGTGCAGGTGGTGAGCGACAGGGAGACGCAGGAGACGCTGCTCTGCATGGCCTGTGTCTTCGAGGTGTCCAACAGTGAGCACGGAGCCCAGCACCACATCTACAGGCTGGTCAAGGAGTAG
- the LOC128770930 gene encoding transcriptional enhancer factor TEF-1-like isoform X3: MERGSWSGSESPGDDMDRLSDSGGDKTMDGDPEGVWSPDIEQSFQEALAIYPPCGRRKIILSDEGKMYGRNELIARYIKLRTGKTRTRKQVSSHIQVLARRKSREFQSKLKEHSTKEKNLQSISSMSSAQMVPASALHSKLLPGIVRASFPGNTQLWQGMIPGEQSGSNTEDIKPFSLQTPGAATLSGYERPAAALGLREPAWRGRSIGTTKLRLLDFSSFLETQREQEAYHKHLFVHVSQSAAGYGDPPLECVDVRQIYDKFPEKKGGLKELFAKGPQDAFYLIKFWADLNYGAGEDPAAFYGVSSQYESSENMTITCSTKVCSFGKQVVEKVETEYARPESGRFVYRISRSPMCEYMVNFIHKLKHLPEKYMMNSVLENFTILLVRGGGPACQPGHVTRCCVQVVSDRETQETLLCMACVFEVSNSEHGAQHHIYRLVKE; this comes from the exons ATGGAGCGCGGCAGCTGGAGCGGCAGCGAGAGTCCGGGCGACGACATGGACCGGCTCAGTGACTCGGGCGGAGACAAGACCATGGACGGGGACCCCGAGGGGGTGTGGAGCCCCGACATCGAGCAGAGCTTCCAGGAGGCCCTGGCCATCTACCCGCCCTGCGGCCGGAGGAAGATCATCCTGTCGGACGAAGGGAAGATGTACG gTCGTAATGAGCTCATCGCCAGGTACATCAAGCTCCGGACAGGAAAGACACGGACGAGGAAACAG GTGTCCAGTCACATCCAGGTCTTAGCCAGGAGGAAGTCTCGGGAGTTCCAGTCCAAGCTGAAG GAGCACAGCACCAAGGAGAAGAATCTGCAGAGCATCTCCTCCATGTCCTCGGCTCAGATGGTCCCGGCCTCCGCCCTGCACAGCAAGCTGCTGCCGGGGATCGTGCGCGCCAGTTTCCCCGGCAACACTCAG CTGTGGCAGGGCATGATCCCAGGAGAGCAGTCCGGCTCCAACACTGAAGA CATCAAGCCCTTCTCGCTCCAGACGCCGGGCGCCGCCACGCTGTCAG GCTACGAGCGTCCGGCGGCGGCTCTGGGCCTCCGGGAGCCGGCCTGGCGCGGCAGGTCCATCGGCACCACCAAGCTGCGCCTGCTGGACTTCTCCTCCTTCCTGGAGACGCAGCGGGAGCAGGAGGCG TACCACAAGCACCTGTTCGTGCACGTCAGCCAGAGCGCCGCCGGCTACGGCGACCCGCCGCTGGAGTGCGTGGACGTGCGGCAGATCTACGACAAGTTCCCCGAGAAGAAGGGCGGCCTGAAGGAGCTGTTCGCCAAAGGCCCGCAGGACGCCTTCTACCTGATCAAGTTCTGG GCGGACCTCAACTACGGCGCCGGCGAGGACCCCGCCGCCTTCTACGGCGTCAGCAGCCAGTACGAGAGCTCGGAGAACATGACCATCACCTGCTCCACCAAGGTCTGCTCCTTCGGCAAGCAGGTGGtggagaaggtggag ACGGAGTACGCTCGGCCCGAGAGCGGCCGCTTCGTCTACAGGATCAGCCGCTCACCCATGTGCGAGTACATGGTCAACTTCATCCACAAGCTCAAGCACCTGCCCGAGAAGTACATGATGAACAGCGTCCTGGAGAACTTCACCATCCTGCTGGTGAGGGGCGGGGGGCCGGCGTGCCAGccaggtcacgtgacgcggTGCTGTGTGCAGGTGGTGAGCGACAGGGAGACGCAGGAGACGCTGCTCTGCATGGCCTGTGTCTTCGAGGTGTCCAACAGTGAGCACGGAGCCCAGCACCACATCTACAGGCTGGTCAAGGAGTAG
- the LOC128770930 gene encoding transcriptional enhancer factor TEF-1-like isoform X2, giving the protein MERGSWSGSESPGDDMDRLSDSGGDKTMDGDPEGVWSPDIEQSFQEALAIYPPCGRRKIILSDEGKMYGRNELIARYIKLRTGKTRTRKQVGLTHTHTDTRQEVTPAEGAGLHTTVVRGSRWPLIAMATDRRCSAPLQVSSHIQVLARRKSREFQSKLKEHSTKEKNLQSISSMSSAQMVPASALHSKLLPGIVRASFPGNTQLWQGMIPGEQSGSNTEDIKPFSLQTPGAATLSGYERPAAALGLREPAWRGRSIGTTKLRLLDFSSFLETQREQEAYHKHLFVHVSQSAAGYGDPPLECVDVRQIYDKFPEKKGGLKELFAKGPQDAFYLIKFWADLNYGAGEDPAAFYGVSSQYESSENMTITCSTKVCSFGKQVVEKVETEYARPESGRFVYRISRSPMCEYMVNFIHKLKHLPEKYMMNSVLENFTILLVVSDRETQETLLCMACVFEVSNSEHGAQHHIYRLVKE; this is encoded by the exons ATGGAGCGCGGCAGCTGGAGCGGCAGCGAGAGTCCGGGCGACGACATGGACCGGCTCAGTGACTCGGGCGGAGACAAGACCATGGACGGGGACCCCGAGGGGGTGTGGAGCCCCGACATCGAGCAGAGCTTCCAGGAGGCCCTGGCCATCTACCCGCCCTGCGGCCGGAGGAAGATCATCCTGTCGGACGAAGGGAAGATGTACG gTCGTAATGAGCTCATCGCCAGGTACATCAAGCTCCGGACAGGAAAGACACGGACGAGGAAACAGGtcggtctcacacacacacacacagacactcggCAGGAAGTGACCCCTGCTGAGGGGGCGGGGCTCCACACCACGGTTGTCAGGGGCAGCCGCTGGCCTctcatcgccatggcaactgaCCGTCGCTGCTCTGCTCCGCTGCAGGTGTCCAGTCACATCCAGGTCTTAGCCAGGAGGAAGTCTCGGGAGTTCCAGTCCAAGCTGAAG GAGCACAGCACCAAGGAGAAGAATCTGCAGAGCATCTCCTCCATGTCCTCGGCTCAGATGGTCCCGGCCTCCGCCCTGCACAGCAAGCTGCTGCCGGGGATCGTGCGCGCCAGTTTCCCCGGCAACACTCAG CTGTGGCAGGGCATGATCCCAGGAGAGCAGTCCGGCTCCAACACTGAAGA CATCAAGCCCTTCTCGCTCCAGACGCCGGGCGCCGCCACGCTGTCAG GCTACGAGCGTCCGGCGGCGGCTCTGGGCCTCCGGGAGCCGGCCTGGCGCGGCAGGTCCATCGGCACCACCAAGCTGCGCCTGCTGGACTTCTCCTCCTTCCTGGAGACGCAGCGGGAGCAGGAGGCG TACCACAAGCACCTGTTCGTGCACGTCAGCCAGAGCGCCGCCGGCTACGGCGACCCGCCGCTGGAGTGCGTGGACGTGCGGCAGATCTACGACAAGTTCCCCGAGAAGAAGGGCGGCCTGAAGGAGCTGTTCGCCAAAGGCCCGCAGGACGCCTTCTACCTGATCAAGTTCTGG GCGGACCTCAACTACGGCGCCGGCGAGGACCCCGCCGCCTTCTACGGCGTCAGCAGCCAGTACGAGAGCTCGGAGAACATGACCATCACCTGCTCCACCAAGGTCTGCTCCTTCGGCAAGCAGGTGGtggagaaggtggag ACGGAGTACGCTCGGCCCGAGAGCGGCCGCTTCGTCTACAGGATCAGCCGCTCACCCATGTGCGAGTACATGGTCAACTTCATCCACAAGCTCAAGCACCTGCCCGAGAAGTACATGATGAACAGCGTCCTGGAGAACTTCACCATCCTGCTG GTGGTGAGCGACAGGGAGACGCAGGAGACGCTGCTCTGCATGGCCTGTGTCTTCGAGGTGTCCAACAGTGAGCACGGAGCCCAGCACCACATCTACAGGCTGGTCAAGGAGTAG
- the LOC128770573 gene encoding alpha-parvin-like, translating into MASSPQKSPSSPKSPSSRKKDDSFLGKLGGTLARRKKAKEVSELQEEGINAINLPLSPSHYELDREDTMLEENEVRTMVDPNSRNDRKLQELMKVLIDWINDVLVGERIIVKDLAEDLYDGQVLQKLFEKLEGEKLNVAEVTQSEIAQKQKLQTVLERINDSLKLSTRNIRWNVDSVHAKSIVAILHLLVALSQHFRAPIRLPDHVSIQVVVVQKREGILQSRQIQEEITGNTEAFSGRHERDAFDTLFDHAPDKLSVVKKTLITFVNKHLNKLNLEVSELETQFADGVYLVLLMGLLEGYFVPLYNFFLTPENFDQKVRPRLWPAALLRVASRGHTGAPPGLWFHPHTGTLSGSGLQSPPPGCAARLWFRSRERCQAAEMSRRTAGSWAPAAAHSICNLLLHTRVFTLAQGEKLTVTGSLSGSRWPCALGGWS; encoded by the exons ATGGCTTCGTCCCCGCAGAAGTCCCCGTCCTCCCCCAAGTCTCCGTCCTCGCGCAAGAAGGACGACTCGTTCCTGGGCAAACTCGGAGGCACGCTGGCGCGCAGGAAGAAGGCCAAGGAAG TGTCTGAGCTCCAGGAAGAAGGAATCAACGCCATCAACCTCCCCCTCAGCCCCTCCCACTACGAGCTGGACCGTGAAGACACCATGCTAG AGGAGAACGAGGTCCGGACCATGGTGGATCCCAACTCCAGGAACGATCGCAAACTGCAGGAGCTGATGAAG GTGCTGATCGACTGGATCAACGACGTCCTGGTGGGAGAGAGGATCATCGTCAAAGACCTGGCTGAAGACCTGTACGACGGTCAGGTCCTGCAGAAGCTCTTCG AAAAGCTGGAGGGAGAGAAGCTCAACGTCGCCGAGGTGACGCAGTCGGAAATCGCTCAGAAGCAGAAGCTGCAGACGGTTCTGGAGCGCATCAACGACTCGCTCAAGCTCTCCACCAGGAACATTCGCTGGAACGTGGACT CTGTCCACGCCAAGAGCATCGTGGCCATCCTCCACCTGCTGGTGGCGCTGTCCCAGCACTTCAGAGCGCCCATCAGGCTGCCGGACCACGTCTCCAtccaggtggtggtggtgcag aaGCGCGAGGGCATCCTTCAGTCGCGGCAGATCCAGGAGGAGATCACCGGCAACACCGA GGCCTTCTCGGGTCGACACG AGAGAGACGCCTTCGACACGCTCTTCGACCACGCGCCCGACAAGCTCAGCGTGGTGAAGAAG ACGCTCATCACCTTCGTGAACAAGCACCTGAACAAGCTGAACCTGGAGGTGTCTGAACTGGAGACTCAG TTTGCAGATGGCGTGTACCTGGTGCTGCTCATGGGTCTGCTGGAGGGCTACTTCGTTCCTCTCTACAACTTCTTCCTGACGCCGGAGAACTTCGACCAGAAGGTGCGACCGCGGCTCTGGCCTGCTGCCCTTCTCCGTGTGGCCAGCAGGGGCCACACTGGTGCGCCGCCTGGCCTGTGGTTCCACCCACACACTGGAACACTCTCTGGTTCTGGGCTTCAGTCGCCGCCTCCTGGCTGTGCCGCTCGTCTTTGGTTCCGCTCCAGAGAGCGGTGCCAAGCTGCAGAGATGAGCAGGCGGACTGCTGGCTCCTGGGCTCCGGCAGCGGCCCACAGCATCTGTAATCTCCTCCTGCACACACGCGTCTTCACTCTGGCCCAGGGTGAAAAGCTCACAGTCACTGGCTCCCTGTCCGGTTCACGATGGCCATGTGCTCTGGGTGGTTGGTCgtga